In Massilia forsythiae, one DNA window encodes the following:
- the glk gene encoding glucokinase, producing MLEQPDNSRTAFADGPRLLADIGATHARFALQTAPGTYRSVRVLKCDDFAGIVPLLRFYLREHADVRLHHAALALANPVSGDFVRMTNRPWEFSTDAVRRDLGLDTLLIVNDFTALAMAIPGLKEDDLMQVGPGAAAPNAVIGVLGPGTGLGVSGVIPTLDGFVTLGSEGGHMNFAPSDEREFAVLKLAWETWDHVSNERLISGPGMEIIHRALAARNGVHAPARDSAAIIAGALEEGDALCLEVLDCFCGMLGGAAANLAVTLGSFGGIFIGGGIVPRMGEWFRDSAFRARFEAKGRFSSYIADIPTYVITTAHVAFDGVATILSEHLRGRSGANTMMDRVQNLQRELTPAEQRVACLVLEQPRLVLNEPIADIARLADVSQPTVIRFCRSLGFLGLADFKLKFASSLTGSIPVRHSQVRTSDSTHDLSAKVIDNTVSAILKFRDQLDVQAIDRAIALVSRARRVEFYAMGNARVVALDGQHKFFRFRIPSALYGDSHLFALAAELLGPGDVVVAISNSGRLPELLAAVDAARAAGADVIAITSSQSPLARRATVCLAVDHAEDSTHFLSMISRILQLLLIDILAVGVSVDVHHARAGVEGSGEGELEQRRALISHLDG from the coding sequence ATGCTGGAACAGCCGGACAATTCCCGCACCGCGTTCGCCGACGGCCCGCGCCTGCTGGCCGACATCGGCGCCACGCACGCGCGCTTCGCGCTGCAGACCGCGCCCGGCACCTACCGCTCGGTGCGGGTCTTGAAATGCGACGACTTCGCCGGCATCGTCCCGCTGCTGCGTTTTTATCTGCGCGAGCATGCCGACGTGCGCCTGCATCACGCGGCGCTGGCGCTGGCCAATCCGGTCAGCGGCGATTTCGTGCGCATGACCAACCGGCCCTGGGAATTCTCGACCGATGCCGTGCGGCGCGACCTGGGCCTGGACACGCTCTTGATCGTCAACGACTTCACCGCGCTGGCGATGGCGATTCCCGGCCTCAAGGAGGACGACCTGATGCAGGTCGGGCCGGGCGCGGCCGCGCCGAACGCGGTGATCGGCGTGCTCGGGCCGGGCACCGGCCTGGGCGTGTCGGGCGTGATCCCGACCCTGGACGGCTTCGTCACCCTCGGCAGCGAAGGCGGTCACATGAACTTCGCGCCCAGCGACGAGCGCGAGTTCGCGGTGCTGAAGCTGGCCTGGGAAACCTGGGACCACGTCTCCAACGAGCGCCTGATTTCCGGCCCCGGCATGGAAATCATCCACCGCGCGCTGGCGGCGCGCAACGGCGTGCACGCGCCCGCGCGCGACTCGGCCGCCATCATCGCCGGTGCGCTGGAAGAAGGCGACGCGCTGTGCCTGGAAGTGCTGGACTGCTTCTGCGGGATGCTGGGCGGCGCCGCCGCCAACCTGGCGGTGACGCTGGGTTCCTTCGGCGGCATTTTCATCGGCGGCGGCATCGTGCCGCGCATGGGCGAATGGTTCCGCGATTCGGCCTTCCGCGCGCGCTTCGAGGCCAAAGGGCGCTTCTCCAGCTACATCGCAGACATCCCGACCTACGTGATCACCACGGCGCACGTGGCCTTCGACGGCGTGGCCACCATCCTCTCGGAACACCTGCGCGGGCGCAGCGGCGCCAACACCATGATGGACCGGGTGCAGAACCTGCAGCGCGAACTGACGCCTGCCGAGCAGCGCGTGGCGTGCCTGGTGCTGGAGCAGCCGCGCCTGGTGCTCAACGAGCCGATCGCGGACATCGCGCGCCTGGCCGACGTCAGCCAGCCGACCGTGATCCGCTTCTGCCGCTCGCTCGGCTTCCTCGGCCTGGCCGATTTCAAGCTGAAATTCGCCAGCAGCCTGACCGGCTCGATCCCGGTGCGCCACAGCCAGGTGCGCACCAGCGACAGCACCCACGACCTATCGGCCAAGGTGATCGACAACACGGTGTCCGCCATCCTGAAATTCCGCGACCAGCTCGACGTGCAGGCGATCGACCGCGCCATCGCGCTGGTGAGCCGCGCGCGCCGGGTCGAGTTCTACGCGATGGGCAATGCGCGCGTGGTGGCGCTGGACGGCCAGCACAAGTTCTTCCGCTTCCGCATCCCGAGCGCGCTGTACGGCGACTCGCACCTGTTCGCGCTGGCCGCCGAGCTGCTCGGGCCGGGCGACGTGGTGGTGGCGATCTCGAACTCGGGCCGCTTGCCGGAACTGCTGGCGGCGGTGGACGCGGCGCGCGCCGCCGGCGCCGACGTCATCGCCATCACCAGCAGCCAGTCGCCGCTGGCGCGCCGCGCCACGGTGTGCCTGGCGGTGGATCACGCCGAGGACAGCACGCATTTCCTGTCGATGATCTCGCGCATCCTGCAGCTGCTGCTGATCGACATCCTGGCGGTCGGGGTATCGGTGGACGTGCACCATGCGCGCGCCGGCGTCGAAGGGTCCGGGGAAGGGGAGCTGGAGCAGCGGCGCGCGTTGATTTCGCACCTGGATGGCTGA